A stretch of the Vigna radiata var. radiata cultivar VC1973A chromosome 9, Vradiata_ver6, whole genome shotgun sequence genome encodes the following:
- the LOC106773744 gene encoding elongator complex protein 4 isoform X1, producing MATTRARVSSFSRNVSTVTSQNPGLKHGPNGTMLISSGIPDLDKILGGGFPLGSLVMVMEDEEAPHHMLLLRNFMSQGLVQKQPLLYASAYRDPKRFLGTLPSPASSKGDKSSDLSHEKDIRIAWQYKKYFGEPQLNLNTNNGGQQEYCNDFDLRKPLDRHFFSGSNVDCVCFKDSPNLSALQDRCAEFLAKLSRNEGNISSAGRIAIQSLCSPQCKYSNDEWHMLSFIRSLKSMTQSSNAVVVVTFPPSLLSPSCSLRLQHMADTLLSVRAIPDEDKELAKLLTGYQDMIGLINIHKAARLNTQVPVILEATTFSIKLQKRRFLVLECLNQAPVDGSSGSSYGTSGGCSGSSKVGTLDF from the exons ATGGCTACAACCAGAGCTCGAGTTAGTAGCTTCTCTCGCAATGTATCAACAGTGACATCTCAGAATCCTGGACTTAAGCATGGCCCTAATGGAACAATGCTCATTTCATCTGGGATTCCCGATCTTGACA AGATTTTAGGTGGTGGTTTTCCATTGGGTAGCCTTGTCATGGTtatggaagatgaagaagcaCCTCATCATATGCTTTTATTGAGAAATTTTATGTCTCAAGGACTTGTACAAAAGCAACCACTCTTGTATGCTAGTGCATACAGAGATCCTAAAAGATTTCTTGGTACTTTGCCTAGTCCAGCATCGTCCAAAGGGGACAAATCTTCAGATCTTAGCCAT GAGAAGGATATAAGAATTGCTTGGCAATACAAGAAGTACTTTGGTGAGCCTCAGCTGAATCTCAACACCAATAATG GTGGTCAGCAGGAATACTGTAATGATTTTGATTTGAGAAAGCCCCTGGATCGGCATTTTTTTAGTGGCAGCAATGTAGATTGTGTTTGCTTCAAAGATTCTCCAAACCTTAGTGCTCTTCAAGACCGTTGTGCTGAATTTCTAGCTAAACTCTCAAG AAATGAAGGCAACATTTCCTCTGCTGGTCGTATTGCTATTCAATCATTATGTTCTCCACAGTGCAAGTATTCAAATGAT GAGTGGCATATGCTTTCCTTTATTAGGTCCCTAAAGAGCATGACTCAATCTTCAAACGCTGTTGTTGTTGTAACCTTTCCACCTTCACTTCTTTCTCCATCTTGTTCACTAAGATTGCAGCATATGGCAGACACCTTGCTTTCTGTCAGAGCCATTCCAG ATGAGGACAAGGAACTGGCAAAACTCCTCACTGGTTACCAGGATATGATAGGGCTTATAAACATACACAAAGCTGCACGGTTAAATACACAG GTTCCAGTGATTCTGGAGGCTACAACGTTCTCAATCAAATTGCAAAAGCGGAGGTTTTTGGTCTTAGAATGTCTAAATCAAGCCCCAGTTGATGGATCAAGTGGAAGTTCATATGGTACATCTGGCGGTTGTTCTGGGTCATCTAAAGTTGGGACACTTGATTTTTAG
- the LOC106773744 gene encoding elongator complex protein 4 isoform X2 codes for MVMEDEEAPHHMLLLRNFMSQGLVQKQPLLYASAYRDPKRFLGTLPSPASSKGDKSSDLSHEKDIRIAWQYKKYFGEPQLNLNTNNGGQQEYCNDFDLRKPLDRHFFSGSNVDCVCFKDSPNLSALQDRCAEFLAKLSRNEGNISSAGRIAIQSLCSPQCKYSNDEWHMLSFIRSLKSMTQSSNAVVVVTFPPSLLSPSCSLRLQHMADTLLSVRAIPDEDKELAKLLTGYQDMIGLINIHKAARLNTQVPVILEATTFSIKLQKRRFLVLECLNQAPVDGSSGSSYGTSGGCSGSSKVGTLDF; via the exons ATGGTtatggaagatgaagaagcaCCTCATCATATGCTTTTATTGAGAAATTTTATGTCTCAAGGACTTGTACAAAAGCAACCACTCTTGTATGCTAGTGCATACAGAGATCCTAAAAGATTTCTTGGTACTTTGCCTAGTCCAGCATCGTCCAAAGGGGACAAATCTTCAGATCTTAGCCAT GAGAAGGATATAAGAATTGCTTGGCAATACAAGAAGTACTTTGGTGAGCCTCAGCTGAATCTCAACACCAATAATG GTGGTCAGCAGGAATACTGTAATGATTTTGATTTGAGAAAGCCCCTGGATCGGCATTTTTTTAGTGGCAGCAATGTAGATTGTGTTTGCTTCAAAGATTCTCCAAACCTTAGTGCTCTTCAAGACCGTTGTGCTGAATTTCTAGCTAAACTCTCAAG AAATGAAGGCAACATTTCCTCTGCTGGTCGTATTGCTATTCAATCATTATGTTCTCCACAGTGCAAGTATTCAAATGAT GAGTGGCATATGCTTTCCTTTATTAGGTCCCTAAAGAGCATGACTCAATCTTCAAACGCTGTTGTTGTTGTAACCTTTCCACCTTCACTTCTTTCTCCATCTTGTTCACTAAGATTGCAGCATATGGCAGACACCTTGCTTTCTGTCAGAGCCATTCCAG ATGAGGACAAGGAACTGGCAAAACTCCTCACTGGTTACCAGGATATGATAGGGCTTATAAACATACACAAAGCTGCACGGTTAAATACACAG GTTCCAGTGATTCTGGAGGCTACAACGTTCTCAATCAAATTGCAAAAGCGGAGGTTTTTGGTCTTAGAATGTCTAAATCAAGCCCCAGTTGATGGATCAAGTGGAAGTTCATATGGTACATCTGGCGGTTGTTCTGGGTCATCTAAAGTTGGGACACTTGATTTTTAG
- the LOC106772978 gene encoding pentatricopeptide repeat-containing protein At1g71460, chloroplastic, which translates to MFSARLTNAATSPCFKHSSEIQSSVSLPLSLHPHSFILNSATRHTLSLSTPQNHALPLQPPRSDDAPPNETRLNKLYLNRRKTEFSRQVFDKIPKRDVKAWKFSIMIARFARNGMIKEVLDYTRLMLVEGINPNLFLMTVILDGIGKVGARNLGREAHGFVVKNMYYKELSILSALIDMYRKCGDVGSGSLVLFSVMERKGDFWIGLVSGRLEIQMRSVIRLKRFRPGAAAVASLLPICAQLRALKQGKEIHAYSLRHWLLPNVPIVSSLMVLYSKCGVIEYSIKLFDEMERKNVVSWTAMIDSYIENGRVCETLGVMRSMAWTTEHKPDTVTMARMLHVCGELKVLKLGKEVHGQVLKRGFASVHYVAAGVIDMYGICGDVDKAKLVFSLVPDKGSTAWSALIRAYGHKEWYQEAIDIFDDMISNGCSPNRFTFEAVLSICDRAGYVEDSFRIFDLMSRYKIEASKEHCTCMIRLLTRYGKLDEAQRYLEMSSSL; encoded by the coding sequence ATGTTCAGCGCGCGTCTAACCAACGCGGCGACGTCTCCATGCTTCAAACATTCTTCTGAAATTCAATCCTCCGTTTCACTCCCTCTCTCTCTTCACCCTCACTCGTTCATTCTAAACTCCGCCACGCGCCACACTCTCTCACTCTCCACGCCACAAAACCACGCGCTTCCCTTGCAGCCGCCGCGTTCGGATGACGCCCCTCCCAACGAGACGCGTCTGAACAAGCTATACCTCAACCGCAGGAAAACCGAGTTCTCACGccaagtgtttgataaaattcCCAAACGAGACGTCAAGGCATGGAAGTTTAGTATTATGATTGCCAGGTTTGCGCGCAATGGCATGATAAAAGAAGTTTTGGACTATACTAGGTTGATGTTGGTGGAAGGAATAAAcccaaatttgtttttaatgacAGTTATTCTTGACGGTATAGGGAAAGTTGGTGCACGGAACTTAGGTAGAGAAGCACATGGCTTTGTGGTGAAGAATATGTATTACAAGGAATTGTCGATTCTATCAGCATTGATCGATATGTATCGCAAGTGTGGCGATGTTGGGTCGGGGAGCCTAGTTTTGTTTAGTGTGATGGAGAGGAAGGGAGATTTTTGGATTGGATTGGTTTCCGGGAGACTTGAGATTCAAATGAGGTCCGTGATTCGGTTGAAGAGGTTCCGGCCAGGTGCTGCTGCGGTTGCCTCTTTACTTCCCATTTGTGCACAGTTGAGGGCTCTGAAGCAAGGGAAGGAGATTCATGCTTATTCTTTGAGACATTGGCTTCTGCCTAATGTGCCGATAGTGTCTTCTTTGATGGTGTTGTACTCTAAGTGCGGTGTGATTGAGTATTCCATCAAACTTTTTGATGAAATGGAGAGGAAGAATGTGGTTTCTTGGACTGCCATGATTGATTCATACATTGAGAATGGGCGTGTGTGTGAAACTCTTGGAGTGATGAGGTCAATGGCATGGACGACGGAGCATAAGCCGGATACTGTCACCATGGCTAGGATGCTACATGTGTGTGGGGAGCTGAAAGTTTTAAAGCTTGGGAAGGAAGTTCATGGACAAGTGTTGAAAAGGGGTTTTGCATCAGTCCATTATGTTGCTGCTGGAGTCATTGATATGTATGGGATTTGTGGAGATGTTGATAAAGCAAAGTTGGTATTTAGTCTGGTTCCTGATAAAGGTTCAACGGCATGGAGTGCTCTTATTAGGGCCTATGGGCATAAGGAATGGTATCAGGAGGCAATAGATATTTTTGATGACATGATTTCAAATGGTTGCTCTCCGAACCGCTTCACTTTTGAAGCTGTTCTATCTATATGTGATAGGGCTGGGTATGTTGAAGATTCTTTTAGGATCTTTGATTTGATGTCGAGGTATAAAATTGAAGCATCCAAAGAACACTGCACTTGCATGATCCGACTCCTTACCCGCTATGGTAAACTAGATGAGGCTCAAAGATATTTAGAAATGAGTTCTTCCTTATAG
- the LOC106774341 gene encoding pentatricopeptide repeat-containing protein At1g11290, chloroplastic, with protein MATSNSYPPSAPSSLLPISIHKFQITQLRPKPNVSSIKQHINLSETQQLQGHFIKTSSSWSFRVPFAALESHSSNEAIYSFLISSYIKNNSPADAAKIYAYMRRTDTEVDNFIIPSVLKACCLIPSTLLGQELHGFVVKNGFHRDVFVCNALIMMYSEVGRLASARLLFDKIENKDAVSWSTMIRNYERSGLFDEALDLLRDMFVMGVRPSETAMLSITHVLAELAELKLGKAMHGYVIRNVKFGKSEVPLSTGLIDMYVKCGNLGYAKRIFDGLSETSIISWTAMIAGYIHCNNLNEGVRLFVKMLEEGMFPNEITILSLVKECGMAGALELGKWLHAFTLRTGFTMSLVLATAFIHMYGKCGDARSARSLFNSFKSKDLMMWSAMISAYAQNNCIDEAFDVFVHMTGYGIRPNEMTMVTLLKVCAKAGSLEMGKWIHSYIDKQGIKEDMILRTALVDMYAKCGDIDIAHRLFDAAMNRDVSMWNAMISGLAVHGHGEAALKLFEEMQALEVLPNDITFIGALHACSHSGLLQEGKRLFDRMVHEFGLVPKVEHYGCMVDLLGRAGMLDEAQELIKNMPMRPSMAVFGSLLSACRLHKNLKVGEWAAEQFLSLEPDKSGYNVLMSNIYASESRWGDVAYIRKGMKDEGIVKVAGVSSIEVNGSLHEFIMGDRDHPDAEKIYEMIDEMIEKRKDVGYTPDESSPRVRHIGQ; from the coding sequence ATGGCTACAAGCAATTCCTACCCCCCTAGtgctccttcttctcttcttccaatCTCAATTCACAAGTTCCAAATCACTCAACTCAGACCAAAACCAAATGTGTCTTCCATCAAACAGCACATCAACCTCAGTGAAACACAACAACTCCAAGGTCACTTCATCAAAACCAGTTCCAGTTGGAGTTTTAGAGTCCCTTTTGCAGCACTGGAAAGTCATTCTAGCAATGAAGCAATTTACAGTTTTCTAATTTCATCTTACATAAAAAACAACAGCCCTGCAGATGCTGCAAAAATCTATGCCTATATGCGTAGAACAGACACTGAAGTTGACAATTTTATCATACCCTCGGTTCTCAAAGCATGCTGCCTTATCCCTTCAACTTTGCTAGGACAAGAGTTGCATGGTTTTGTGGTGAAAAATGGTTTTCATAGGGATGTTTTTGTGTGTAATGCTTTAATCATGATGTACAGTGAGGTTGGAAGATTGGCATCGGCACGGTTGTTATTTGATAAGATTGAGAACAAAGATGCTGTTTCTTGGAGTACTATGATTAGGAACTATGAAAGGAGTGGTTTGTTTGATGAAGCATTGGACCTTTTGAGAGATATGTTTGTAATGGGAGTGAGGCCTAGTGAAACTGCAATGTTAAGCATCACACATGTCTTGGCAGAACTTGCTGAATTGAAATTGGGAAAAGCCATGCATGGTTATGTGATAAGGAATGTGAAGTTTGGGAAATCAGAAGTTCCTCTAAGTACTGGTTTGATTGATATGTACGTTAAGTGTGGAAATTTAGGTTATGCAAAAAGAATTTTTGATGGCTTGTCTGAGACTAGTATCATTTCATGGACTGCTATGATTGCAGGCTACATTCATTGCAATAACTTGAATGAAGGTGTAAGACTCTTTGTCAAAATGCTTGAAGAGGGTATGTTTCCAAATGAGATTACAATCCTTAGTTTGGTCAAAGAATGTGGCATGGCAGGTGCTCTAGAACTAGGAAAGTGGCTGCATGCTTTCACATTAAGAACTGGGTTTACCATGTCTTTGGTTCTTGCCACTGCTTTTATTCACATGTATGGCAAATGTGGTGATGCTAGAAGTGCAAGATCTCTGTTTAACAGCTTCAAGAGCAAAGATTTAATGATGTGGAGTGCCATGATTTCAGCTTATGCACAAAACAATTGTATagatgaagcctttgatgtCTTTGTGCACATGACAGGTTATGGAATAAGGCCAAATGAGATGACCATGGTTACCCTCCTTAAGGTATGTGCAAAAGCTGGATCACTTGAAATGGGAAAGTGGATCCATTCTTACATAGATAAACAAGGAATTAAAGAAGATATGATTCTTAGAACAGCTTTGGTGGACATGTATGCCAAATGTGGAGACATAGATATAGCTCACAGATTGTTTGATGCAGCAATGAATCGTGACGTTTCAATGTGGAATGCCATGATATCAGGTCTTGCAGTGCATGGTCATGGTGAGGCAGCATTGAAACTGTTTGAAGAAATGCAAGCATTGGAGGTTCTCCCTAATGATATTACATTCATTGGTGCTCTTCATGCTTGTAGTCACTCAGGATTGTTGCAAGAAGGGAAGAGGCTGTTTGACAGAATGGTTCATGAATTTGGACTTGTCCCAAAAGTTGAACACTATGGTTGTATGGTGGATCTTCTTGGTAGAGCTGGAATGCTTGATGAAGCACAAGAATTGATTAAGAACATGCCTATGAGGCCAAGCATGGCTGTGTTTGGATCTCTTCTTTCTGCATGCAGGCTTCACAAAAATCTAAAAGTAGGAGAATGGGCAGCAGAACAGTTTCTCTCATTGGAACCTGACAAAAGTGGGTATAACGTTCTGATGTCAAACATATATGCATCAGAAAGCAGATGGGGTGATGTTGCATACATAAGGAAAGGTATGAAGGATGAGGGAATTGTTAAAGTTGCGGGTGTTAGTTCCATTGAAGTGAATGGATCACTTCATGAATTCATAATGGGAGATAGGGATCACCCAGATGCTgagaaaatttatgaaatgaTCGATGAGATGATTGAAAAACGGAAAGATGTTGGATACACCCCAGATGAATCGTCTCCTCGTGTCCGACATATAGGACAATAA
- the LOC106774340 gene encoding pentatricopeptide repeat-containing protein At1g15510, chloroplastic: MAAFAKPSQLHAQLGNLLLPPSISTNFNLKTLTFTHTLHSPLRKDKHVYVSSSSTAATSLSNDHSSHSANSDISQLCLLGNLDRSMSYLDSMHELRIPVEDDTYIALVRLCEWKGARKEGSRVYSYVSKSMTLLSLQLGNTLLSMFVRFGNLVDAWYVFGRMEKRNLFSWNVLVGGYAKAGFFDEALDLYHRMLWVGERPDVYTFPCVLRTCGGMPNLMRGREIHVHVLRYGFESDVDVLNALITMYVKCGDVGTARLVFDKMSNRDRISWNAMISGYFENGECLQGLRLFCMMIEYPVDPDLMTMTSVITACELLGDERLGREIHGYVLRLGFGSDPSVHNSLIQMYSSVGHIQEAETVFSRAECKDVVSWTAMISGYENCLMPQKALETYKMMEAEGIMPDEITIAIALSACSYICNLDMGTDLHETAKQTGLISHLIVGNALIDMYSKCKSIDKALEVFHSTLDKNVVSWTSIILGLRINNRCFEALFYFRNMILRLKPNCVTLVCILSACAGIGALTCGKEIHAHALRTGVSFDGFMPNAILDMYVRCGRMGYAGKQFFSVDHDVTAWNILLTGYAERGKGALASEVFQRMVESNINPNEITFISILCACSRSGMVAEGLEYFNSMKYKYSITPNLKHHACVVDLLGRSGKLEEAYEYIQKMPLKPDAAIWGALLNACRIHHHVELGELAAENIFQYDTTSVGYYILLSNLYADNGKWDKVAEVRKIMRQNGLIVDAGCSWVEVKGTVHAFLSGDNFHPQIMEINALLERFYKKMKEAGVEGPESSNMNIMEASKADLFCGHSERLAIVFGLMNSGPGVPILVTKNLYMCQNCHNIVKFISREVRREISVRDAEQLHHFRGGICSCMNEGYRS, encoded by the coding sequence ATGGCGGCGTTTGCTAAACCCTCTCAACTTCATGCTCAATTGGGCAatctccttcttcctccttctATTTCGACCAACTTCAACCTCAAAACTCTCACTTTTACGCACACCCTTCATTCCCCTCTTAGAAAAGATAAACATGTTTATGTTTCAAGTTCTTCCACTGCCGCTACCTCCCTCAGCAACGACCACAGCAGCCATAGCGCAAACTCTGATATTTCCCAACTGTGCCTTCTTGGGAACTTGGACCGTAGCATGAGCTACTTAGACTCAATGCACGAGCTTCGAATTCCCGTTGAAGATGATACTTATATTGCCTTGGTACGACTGTGTGAGTGGAAGGGAGCAAGGAAGGAAGGGTCTCGTGTTTATTCATATGTTTCCAAGTCCATGACCCTTTTGAGTCTTCAACTGGGGAACACGCTTTTGAGTATGTTTGTGAGGTTTGGGAACTTGGTGGATGCTTGGTATGTTTTTGGGAGAATGGAGAAAAGGAATTTGTTCTCTTGGAATGTTTTGGTTGGTGGGTATGCTAAAGCTGGCTTCTTTGATGAGGCTCTGGACCTCTATCATAGAATGTTGTGGGTTGGTGAGAGGCCTGATGTTTACACTTTCCCTTGCGTTTTGAGGACTTGTGGTGGCATGCCTAACTTAATGAGGGGTAGAGAGATTCATGTGCATGTTTTAAGATACGGGTTTGAGTCAGATGTGGATGTGCTTAATGCATTGATAACTATGTATGTGAAATGTGGAGATGTCGGTACTGCCAGGTTGGTGTTCGACAAAATGTCTAATAGAGATAGGATTTCGTGGAATGCCATGATTTCCGGGTATTTTGAAAATGGGGAGTGTCTGCAGGGATTAAGATTGTTCTGCATGATGATAGAATATCCTGTTGATCCAGATTTGATGACCATGACCAGTGTGATTACTGCATGTGAGCTTCTGGGTGATGAGAGATTGGGGAGGGAAATTCATGGTTATGTTCTGAGATTGGGGTTCGGGAGTGACCCTTCAGTTCATAATTCGTTAATTCAGATGTACTCTTCAGTTGGGCATATTCAGGAAGCGGAAACAGTTTTCTCTCGAGCAGAATGCAAAGATGTGGTGTCATGGACTGCAATGATATCAGGCTACGAGAATTGTTTGATGCCTCAGAAAGCACTTGAGACATATAAAATGATGGAAGCAGAAGGTATCATGCCAGATGAAATCACCATTGCCATTGCACTATCTGCTTGTTCTTATATATGCAATTTAGACATGGGGACAGACCTGCATGAGACAGCCAAACAGACTGGGCTCATCTCTCATCTGATAGTTGGAAACGCACTCATTGACATGTATTCAAAGTGTAAATCCATTGACAAGGCTTTGGAGGTTTTCCACTCTACTCTTGACAAGAATGTAGTATCTTGGACATCAATCATCCTAGGTCTTAGGATCAACAACCGGTGTTTTGAAGCTTTATTTTACTTCAGGAACATGATTCTTAGACTGAAGCCAAACTGTGTTACTTTAGTTTGTATTCTGTCTGCATGTGCTGGAATAGGAGCTTTGACATGTGGAAAAGAGATTCATGCCCATGCATTGAGAACTGGAGTAAGTTTTGATGGCTTTATGCCTAATGCAATTTTGGACATGTATGTGAGGTGTGGAAGAATGGGATATGCGGGGAAACAATTTTTCTCAGTTGATCATGATGTTACTGCATGGAACATTTTGCTTACAGGATATGCTGAGCGTGGGAAAGGAGCACTTGCTTCTGAAGTTTTTCAGAGAATGGTAGAATCAAACATCAATCCTAatgaaataacatttatttcCATATTATGTGCTTGCAGCAGATCAGGTATGGTAGCCGAAGGCTTAGAATATTTTAACAGCATGAAGTATAAGTACTCTATCACACCTAATCTGAAACACCATGCATGTGTGGTTGATTTACTTGGCCGTTCTGGGAAATTGGAGGAAGCTTATGAATACATACAGAAAATGCCACTGAAACCAGACGCAGCAATCTGGGGAGCTTTATTAAATGCATGCAGGATTCACCATCATGTTGAACTTGGGGAGCTTGCTGCAGAGAATATCTTTCAATACGATACAACAAGTGTTGGATACTACATTCTTCTCTCTAATCTTTATGCTGACAATGGTAAATGGGACAAGGTTGCagaagtaagaaaaattatgagACAGAATGGGCTAATAGTAGATGCTGGATGCAGCTGGGTGGAAGTCAAGGGCACAGTGCATGCTTTCCTCAGTGGTGATAACTTTCACCCTCAAATAATGGAAATAAATGCACTTTTAGAGCGGTTTTATAAGAAGATGAAGGAAGCTGGTGTTGAAGGGCCAGAAAGCAGTAATATGAACATAATGGAAGCTTCTAAGGCTGACTTATTTTGTGGGCACAGTGAGAGACTGGCCATTGTGTTTGGACTTATGAATTCTGGTCCTGGGGTGCCTATTTTGGTGACAAAGAATCTGTACATGTGCCAAAATTGCCACAACATTGTGAAATTTATCTCTAGGGAGGTTCGCAGAGAGATTTCTGTGAGGGATGCTGAACAATTGCACCATTTCAGGGGAGGCATCTGCTCTTGCATGAATGAAGGATACAGGAGTTAA